AGCACGCTGTGGAGACGGATATCGCCACCCAGCAGTTGGCAGAACCGGCGGCTTAGGGCCAGCCCCAGCCCCGTGCCGCCATATTGGCGCGTGGTGTTCTCCTGAGCCTGGATGAACTCATGGAAGATGCGGGTCTGCTGTTCCGGACTGATACCGATGCCGGTGTCCTCCACCGCGATGTGGAGCCATTCATCCTCGTAACCTTCGGCCTTGGCCAGGTAGGCGCGGACCGTGATGCGCCCTTGCTGGGTGAATTTGCAGGCATTGCTCAGCAGGTTGAACAAGGACTGCCGCATCTTGGTGGCATCAGACACCATCGTGCCCAGAGCCGGAGCCGCCTCCAGTTCCAGAGTGTTTCCATTTTGCGCCGCCAGGGGCCCGACCGTACCAAGCACATCCTTGATCAAGGGAAGGATCTCGATGGAATCCCGGTTGAGGGTCATCTTCCCCGCTTCGATCTTGGAGAGGTCCAACACATCATTGATGAGGCTCAGCAGATGGCGGCCCGAGGTTTCGATGCGCTGGGCATCTGCCAAGATGCCTTCGTGGCCCGCCTCTTCAGATTCCTCCCGGATGAGTTCGCTGTACAGCAGGATCGCGTTGAGGGGCGTCCGCAGCTCATGGCTCATGTTGGCCAGGAAGGCGCTCTTGGCCTTGTTCGAGACGTCGGCCCGCTCCTTCGCCACCAGCAGCTCGTTGTTGGCGCTCACCAGTTCCGCGGTGCGGGCTGCCACCTGGCGCTCCAGTTGCCAACGGTGGTCCTCCAGCCGCTCGTCCTGCTCCTGGATGCGCTCCAGCATGCCGTTGAACGCATGCACCAGCACCGCCATCTCATCATTGGACGGGACCGCCCGCGCCCGCAAACTGAAATCCGCGGTTTGGGATACCTCGAAGGCCACGTCGGCCAAATCCCGCACAGGGGCTGTAATGACATGGGCCCAGCGCCGTCCCAGAAACCACACCGGCAGACCCACCAGGGTTAGCACCCCCAGCAGGAACAGGGTCGTGAAAGCCATCTTCTTGCCGCGATCAGCCTGGTCCATCTCCAGAAAAAGGCTGCCGACGATGCGCCCCTCGGGTGTGTAGATGCGCTTGCTGGCACAGATGCGTCCAGCTTCGAACCAGACCCGGTCCTCCTGCCCCACCCGGATCCGGGATGCGGGCGTCGCCAGCGCCGGGTAACTCGTCAGCATGGCGCCCGAGGCGCTGTACACACGCGCCTCGGTGATGTGACCGTGGGCCTTCAGCCCCTTGAGAACCTCCACCGAGGCTCCAGCGTCATCGAATGTGACCGGCAGCGCCAGGTTGACCGAGATGATTTCCGCGAGCGAACTCAGTGCCCGGGCATCGGACTTCCGCGAAGCGAAATCCTCGAAGGTGAGGAAGGCCGTGGCGCCAACCATGAGCGCCATGGCCGTGAGGCCCATCACCAGGAACATCACCTTTTGCCGGAGGGAGGTCTTCGGAGGTACCAGGAGCTTTCGGAACGTGGACCTCATGAGCTCGCCCCAGAAGCGCGGATGGGGCGCGCGAGGGCCATGAGCCGGGAGCCCAGGGTCAAGCCAGATCCCTGGACGGCCTCGGGGTTCGCGGCCAGCCTCACAAAGCCTTCCTCCAGGAGGAGGTTGAGCATGATGCCCCGCTTGGCGAGAGCGGGATCGTCAGACAGGGTCAGCACCTCCCGGCCGCGGGT
This sequence is a window from Geothrix sp. PMB-07. Protein-coding genes within it:
- a CDS encoding response regulator, which produces MRSTFRKLLVPPKTSLRQKVMFLVMGLTAMALMVGATAFLTFEDFASRKSDARALSSLAEIISVNLALPVTFDDAGASVEVLKGLKAHGHITEARVYSASGAMLTSYPALATPASRIRVGQEDRVWFEAGRICASKRIYTPEGRIVGSLFLEMDQADRGKKMAFTTLFLLGVLTLVGLPVWFLGRRWAHVITAPVRDLADVAFEVSQTADFSLRARAVPSNDEMAVLVHAFNGMLERIQEQDERLEDHRWQLERQVAARTAELVSANNELLVAKERADVSNKAKSAFLANMSHELRTPLNAILLYSELIREESEEAGHEGILADAQRIETSGRHLLSLINDVLDLSKIEAGKMTLNRDSIEILPLIKDVLGTVGPLAAQNGNTLELEAAPALGTMVSDATKMRQSLFNLLSNACKFTQQGRITVRAYLAKAEGYEDEWLHIAVEDTGIGISPEQQTRIFHEFIQAQENTTRQYGGTGLGLALSRRFCQLLGGDIRLHSVLGQGSIFTIVLPLTFQEPAPEAPAPVVEKAAPLPNQGPILLIDDDPFLLNALTRLLMLDGHQVVAAHDGIEGLRLAAEIHPGLILLDVTMPQVDGWTVLKALKADPALAEIPVVMLTILEEVEKGLALGASDYLFKPIDHAHLSGALKRFRLEHAPGRVLVVDDDVESQQLLQRSLLAEGWDSWPALDGRAALDQLRLERPSLILLDLLMPGMDGFSFLAEKQQHPAWGAIPVIVVTARDLTAKEREQLRQAQVAAVLQKGLYTKVELVDEVRRAVQRGLAGNRKGVHP